A region of Amblyraja radiata isolate CabotCenter1 chromosome 22, sAmbRad1.1.pri, whole genome shotgun sequence DNA encodes the following proteins:
- the ppl gene encoding periplakin isoform X2: MFKKKSKPTSPTKKTPSTLSQLIVRLQQNADVVEKNIYKVEECFLQDVKRIEEGKHVLFHDDTEKLIDESEVILANLQTDAQVANSERHPQSDMITEDVKQLKERIKKLKMEHKKVYSLSRVDGVPTFDWSKMIDEKQAELNNGGFGNELPFVDQQLEHHQLFSKEVETIGDHINKNENPDYISGIQVKYNKLSNGTQQRQKDLLSLREYMQNCTNELYWMDTQEEDRLRYDWSDQNLDYKNRHRQYENFVNRHLEAKEAAVTKLHDEGNKLLQTKHPGKNAVEAHMGAVHADWKEYLNLLICEENHLKNMDDYHKYYKDSKDMQELLKKIDNDMDLKYNSEFKDEFQLQTLLRDLDDQDRALDKYDNAVKTLKKRSCQVMPLKNRRANPSKAVPVEALCDFDAEETHIQRGESYTLLKNINGTHWEVSDSAGQKQKAPAVCFIIPPTDLEAVAIGNDITNQYNAVKLKSSTAKNTVQKSLNGLKHVNVPVKTAVVPGSNTQDQQCLKLLSDLDKIQSDTTKQEKAIQCCTRPPLEQPKPIQDIKDRIQDLKNINGSLSQIELTKMAKERDCQSFLAQNPQVAGAPQLRSKLDDTNDKFDQASLLLNSSEEKAQAVYKLENSLQKGRNTLSEFENKLIKDQVIPDSNWGLDSKTQELEAMRIDLKSKKPILQDAEQNLNSVKRAGNVLADNFQEHCLDVERQDTDVKKLNQRYDNINKQLDSRIENLQKAKSSYSSFRNGSDTLDSWLSNIPNYEPQEHDSTRTIDNKLKKQMNLLTEITNKEPDLAKTITNANQYQQVAQDYEREAELFKSLVQPDSVRAASKKPKITSPADKVKDEEIALATKFATVKNSATQQMGHLEFAQSLLKQQPEEQMIQQNVQSQNYAAAPGTNYQTDTKVNNDLKHREEVVKKISKVQDEIATLRSQQFKGSLVKKEVVKKVADPQLDEELQRVQTSLAAEQLQNKTLDNEMEILQRKLLSLEKLQKDPAQQYVVKEVLRIEHDKDQENEILRLKEELEELERQKSAKENDIILLQKRLLILTEEKNKEQEKITEQVVFKVKKDPEMEAEFNRLQDTKQHESLLRQQKEEELKVLQEKLKQLEREKAKEEEKVTVKEVVRMEKDANLEKEVTNFRRQHEEEMAKKRLHDQEINDLGKRIKMLEEEKSKPVVQEKLREIVRPDPNAEAQVVKLRSDVLEQERLRNDVNLELRSISDEISILKDRGPKIEIKDNIKEVIKYKPDPETEQALERLRDEVLDKSRHVERSKVEINQLDKEIEMLRNSKPDVQIKEVINEVTQYKENQQTRQELVNLKAKLAEEQKKQLEQESERLKHEANIQLKKKDLAKVREKVVQQEVVKVQQDPLLLAECGSMANEIEQERKQKVNLRAQIQTLQRRKADLEEQLLELEAEREARRKAELEVKRLKIELTNIEEKEKEVRDKVTLRQKVVLQKDPMQETEVSLVKLNLEEVKANRTDLENELQAMKLKQIELESTKTKVKNVFTEKVQVERDPETELEVQNLRKNLEAEGKLKQNLQNELDHLKTKLSDTVFNDKKSTKDLEHLRDENSNLQREIQSLLSDRQTLHSDIEVTVQQTKEVQSEKSTSVVDKMDLMETRFKSLQKELDDLRKSTGSKEVEIEKLEKELAALKIKREQRENSLRRHIVVIDPDNGKEMSPREAYNIGLIDYDMYINLENQECDWEEITVKDPSGTSTVLHDRKSGEKYSVSDALKKGKITEKQYKKFIDKEITIQEFAVLVAGKHKMPHNDIAKADKHQQVSSGFSPSKDKLQAIGGIIDADTEMKISIPNAANRNLIDSDTALRLLEAQAATGGIVFIKDGSRYNVIKAAELGLIDRGLETRLSSAESAYTGIENPQTKELLPAIKAVERGWLYSEAADWYLEAQYLTGGLVDPATSERRSLRQAISSGLIDEARANRLKDDTTYPKNLVEPISKHHINYKEALDLCIPDQETGLLLLPVSSKSN, translated from the exons AAAGACACCTTCGACGCTCTCACAGCTGATCGTGCGCCTACAACAAAATGCAGATGTTGTGGAGAAGAATATCTACAAGGTTGAAGAATGCTTTCTTCAA GATGTCAAGCGTATAGAGGAGGGGAAACATGTGCTATTCCATGATGACACTGAGAAATTGATAGATGAGTCGGAAGTAATACTAGCGAACCTGCAGACGGATGCACAGGTAGCCAACTCTGAGAGGCACCCACAGTCTGATATGATTACAGAGGA TGTCAAACAGTTGAAAGAGAGGATCAAGAAGCTCAAAATGGAACATAAGAAGGTCTACAGTCTTTCTCGGGTCGATGGAGTTCCTACTTTCGACTGGTCCAAAATGATCGACGAGAAGCAG GCAGAGCTGAacaatggaggctttggaaatgaATTACCTTTTGTCGATCAGCAATTGGAACACCACCAGCTCTTCAGCAAAGAGGTTGAAACAATTGGGGATCACATCAACAAGAATGAGAACCCG GATTATATCAGTGGCATCCAGGTGAAGTACAACAAACTATCG AATGGGACGCAGCAGCGGCAGAAAGACTTGTTAAGCCTCCGTGAATACATGCAGAACTGCACCAATGAGCTGTACTGGATGGACACCCAGGAGGAAGACCGCCTGCGTTATGACTGGAGTGACCAGAACCTGGATTACAAAAACCGCCATCGACAATACGAG AACTTTGTGAACCGACATCTGGAAGCTAAGGAAGCAGCTGTTACCAAACTTCATGATGAAGGCAACAAACTGTTACAGACGAAGCACCCAGGAAAGAATGCTGTGGAG GCCCACATGGGAGCCGTGCATGCTGACTGGAAGGAATATCTCAACCTGCTGATCTGTGAGGAGAATCATCTCAAAAACATGGATGACTACCACAAG TATTACAAAGACTCGAAGGACATGCAGGAGCTTCTCAAAAAAATTGACAACGATATGGATTTGAAATACAATTCAGAATTCAAAGATGAATTCCAGCTTCAAACTCTGCTCCGGGACCTGGAC GATCAGGACCGAGCATTGGACAAGTACGATAATGCAGTGAAAACACTGAAGAAACGCAGTTGCCAGGTGATGCCTCTGAAGAATCGCCGAGCCAACCCTTCCAAGGCTGTCCCAGTGGAGGCTCTCTGTGATTTTGATGCAGAAGAG ACACACATTCAGCGTGGGGAGAGCTATACACTGCTCAAGAACATCAATGGGACCCACTGGGAGGTGTCtgattcagcaggtcagaagCAGAAGGCCCCTGCTGTTTGTTTCATAATCCCACCAACTGACCTTGAGGCAGTAGCAATTGGAAATGA CATCACCAATCAATACAACGCAGTTAAACTGAAGAGCAGCACTGCCAAGAACACTGTCCAGAAGAGTTTGAACGGACTGAAACATGTTAACGTACCAG TGAAGACCGCCGTGGTTCCTGGGTCAA ACACCCAGGACCAGCAGTGCTTGAAGTTACTCTCCGACTTGGATAAAATACAGAGTGATACCACCAAACAGGAGAAAGCAATCCAATGCTGTACGCGGCCACCTCTGGAACAGCCAAAGCCTATCCAAGATATCAAGGATCGAATTCAGGATCTTAAG AACATCAATGGTTCACTAAGCCAAATTGAATTAACAAAGATGGCAAAAGAGAGAGATTGCCAAAGTTTCCTTGCGCAGAACCCACAAGTAGCTGGGGCACCTCAGCTTCGCTCCAAACTGGACGACACAAACGACAAGTTTGACCAAGCCAGCCTCCTGCTCAACAGCTCTGAAGAGAA GGCCCAAGCGGTATATAAGCTGGAAAACAGTTTACAGAAGGGCAGAAACACACTGTCAGAATTTGAAAATAAGCTGATAAAGGATCAAGTGATTCCAGATAGCAACTGGGGACTGGATTCCAAGACGCAAGAACTTGAA GCCATGCGCATCGATCTCAAATCCAAGAAGCCCATCCTGCAGGATGCGGAGCAGAATCTGAATTCGGTGAAGAGAGCTGGCAACGTGCTGGCAGACAACTTTCAGGAGCACTGCCTTGATGTTGAGCGGCAGGACACTGACGTGAAGAAACTCAACCAACGCTATGACAATATCAACAAGCAACTGGACAGTCG GATTGAAAACCTGCAGAAGGCCAAGTCTTCATATTCCAGTTTCCGGAATGGTAGCGATACTTTGGATAGCTGGCTCTCCAATATACCAAACTATGAGCCCCAGGAACATGACAGCACCAGAACTATTGATAATAAGCTGAAGAAACAAATG AATCTTTTAACTGAAATTACCAACAAAGAGCCAGATCTGGCAAAAACAATCACCAATGCAAACCAGTATCAGCAGGTAGCCCAG GATTATGAACGTGAAGCAGAGTTGTTTAAATCACTGGTACAACCAGACAGTGTACGAGCCGCCTCCAAAAAACCAAAGATCACTTCGCCAGCTGACAAAGTTAAAGATGAG GAAATTGCTCTCGCCACTAAGTTCGCAACAGTGAAAAATTCCGCGACCCAACAGATGGGCCATTTAGAGTTTGCACAAAGCTTGTTGAAGCAG CAACCAGAAGAGCAAATGATCCAGCAAAATGTTCAGTCTCAAAACTATGCAGCAGCACCTGGAACAAACTACCAGACGGACACAAAAGTGAACAATGACTTGAAGCATAGGGAAGAAGTAGTGAAAAAAATCAGTAAAGTACAGGATGAAATTGCAACCCTGAGGAGTCAGCAGTTCAAAGGTTCTTTGGTCAAGAAAGAGGTTGTCAAAAAGGTCGCTGACCCCCAGCTAGATGAggaactgcagcgggtccagaCATCTTTGGCAGCCGAGCAGTTGCAGAACAAAACTCTAGACAATGAAATGGAGATCTTGCAGCGCAAGTTGCTTTCTCTGgagaaactgcagaaggaccctgcACAGCAATATGTGGTCAAAGAGGTCCTTCGAATTGAACATGACAAGGATCAAGAAAATGAGATACTGAGACTTAAGGAGGAGCTTGAAGAGCTCGAAAGACAAAAATCAGCAAAGGAGAATGACATCATCCTGCTTCAGAAACGACTCCTCATTTTGACTGAAGAGAAGAACAAGGAACAAGAGAAAATCACAGAACAAGTGGTATTCAAGGTAAAGAAAGATCCGGAAATGGAAGCAGAGTTTAACCGTCTGCAGGACACCAAGCAACATGAAAGTCTCTTGCGGCAGCAGAAAGAGGAGGAGCTCAAGGTCCTGCAAGAAAAGCTGAAACAGCTGGAGAGGGAAAAAGCCAAGGAGGAGGAGAAAGTGACAGTGAAGGAAGTAGTCAGGATGGAGAAAGACGCAAATCTGGAGAAGGAGGTTACGAATTTCCGCCGTCAACATGAGGAAGAGATGGCCAAAAAACGCTTGCATGATCAAGAGATTAATGATCTTGGGAAACGCATCAAAATGCTTGAAGAAGAAAAGTCCAAACCAGTTGTCCAGGAAAAGCTGCGTGAAATTGTCAGGCCTGATCCCAATGCTGAGGCCCAGGTAGTTAAACTGAGGTCTGACGTCCTTGAACAGGAGCGATTGCGCAATGATGTCAATCTGGAGCTGAGGAGCATCTCTGATGAAATCTCAATCCTAAAAGATAGGGGCCCAAAAATTGAGATAAAAGACAATATAAAAGAAGTCATAAAGTACAAACCAGATCCTGAAACAGAGCAGGCGTTGGAGAGATTAAGGGATGAGGTACTGGACAAATCACGACACGTGGAGAGAAGCAAAGTTGAGATAAATCAGCTGGATAAAGAGATTGAGATGCTGAGGAATAGTAAGCCCGATGTTCAAATAAAAGAAGTTATCAATGAGGTCACTCAGTACAAAGAAAACCAACAAACTAGACAGGAGTTGGTAAACCTCAAGGCCAAGCTTGCAGAAGAACAGAAGAAACAACTGGAGCAAGAGAGCGAGCGATTAAAACATGAAGCCAACATCCAACTGAAGAAGAAGGATCTAGCAAAAGTGAGAGAAAAGGTGGTGCAGCAGGAGGTTGTGAAGGTGCAACAAGATCCACTATTATTGGCAGAATGTGGTTCAATGGCAAATGAGATTGAGCAAGAGAGAAAGCAGAAGGTAAATTTGAGAGCCCAGATCCAAACACTGCAACGCCGAAAAGCCGACTTGGAAGAGCAGTTGCTGGAACTTGAAGCAGAGAGAGAGGCTCGACGCAAAGCCGAGCTGGAGGTCAAGAGGTTAAAAATAGAGCTCACTAATATTGAGGAGAAAGAAAAGGAGGTAAGAGATAAAGTCACGTTGAGACAGAAGGTTGTTCTGCAGAAAGATCCTATGCAAGAAACAGAAGTTTCATTGGTTAAACTGAACTTAGAGGAAGTAAAGGCAAATCGAACTGATCTTGAAAATGAACTTCAGGCCATGAAGCTGAAGCAGATAGAGCTTGAGTCAACGAAAACCAAGGTAAAAAATGTCTTTACTGAAAAAGTTCAGGTAGAACGAGACCCTGAGACAGAACTAGAAGTTCAAAATCTTCGGAAAAATTTAGAAGCTGAaggaaaattaaaacaaaacttgcaGAATGAGCTTGACCACCTGAAAACTAAGCTATCAGACACCGTGTTCAATGACAAGAAGTCAACGAAAGACTTGGAACATCTGAGAGATGAGAACAGCAACTTGCAGAGGGAAATCCAAAGTCTGCTGAGTGATAGACAAACCCTACATTCTGACATCGAGGTCACCGTTCAACAAACTAAAGAAGTCCAGTCAGAAAAGTCAACATCAGTTGTTGACAAaatggatcttatggaaactcgaTTCAAATCTCTACAGAAGGAATTGGATGATTTAAGGAAATCGACCGGATCCAAAGAAGTTGAGATTGAAAAGTTGGAAAAGGAATTAGCTGCTCTGAAAATAAAGAGAGAACAGAGGGAGAACAGTTTACGCCGTCACATTGTAGTAATTGATCCAGATAATGGCAAAGAAATGTCTCCACGGGAAGCCTATAACATTGGTCTCATCGACTACGACATGTACATCAACCTTGAAAACCAGGAATGTGACTGGGAGGAGATAACAGTAAAAGATCCTTCAGGTACTTCCACCGTCCTCCATGATCGGAAATCAGGAGAGAAGTATTCTGTCAGTGATGCTCTGAAGAAGGGCAAGATTACCGAGAAACAGTATAAGAAGTTCATAGACAAGGAAATTACAATCCAAGAATTTGCCGTCTTGGTAGCAGGCAAGCATAAAATGCCACACAATGACATCGCTAAGGCAGATAAACATCAACAAGTTTCCAGTGGCTTTTCTCCATCCAAAGATAAACTGCAAGCGATTGGAGGCATAATAGATGCGGACACGGAAATGAAAATCTCCATCCCCAATGCAGCTAACCGAAATTTGATCGACTCAGACACTGCTCTGAGGCTTCTGGAAGCACAAGCTGCAACTGGTGGAATCGTCTTTATAAAGGATGGCAGTCGATACAATGTAATTAAGGCTGCAGAACTTGGCTTGATTGATCGTGGACTTGAGACGAGGCTCTCCAGCGCCGAGAGTGCCTACACAGGCATTGAAAATCCTCAAACCAAGGAATTGCTGCCTGCTATTAAGGCCGTTGAACGTGGCTGGCTTTACTCTGAGGCTGCTGACTGGTATCTGGAAGCACAGTACTTAACCGGAGGTCTAGTTGACCCTGCCACCTCTGAGAGACGTTCGCTCAGACAGGCAATATCCTCTGGCCTGATTGATGAAGCTAGGGCCAACAGACTCAAAGATGACACCACGTACCCGAAAAACCTGGTGGAACCAATTAGCAAGCATCACATTAATTATAAGGAAGCACTGGATTTATGCATCCCTGACCAAGAAACCGGGCTGCTGCTGCTTCCCGTCTCCTCCAAGTCTAACTGA